A DNA window from Phragmites australis chromosome 11, lpPhrAust1.1, whole genome shotgun sequence contains the following coding sequences:
- the LOC133884238 gene encoding AAA-ATPase At3g50940-like — MSSSGNYDKYITMAASVAATAIVVRSVVNELLPCELRDLLYVGVRFLRSRVSSRHTLVIDEAEGLSTNQIYDAVRAYLASRISTDMPRLRVSRVDEAQGIMVSMEQGEEMVDVHDGVEYTWSLISRDSTPRAAAGTTSAYGGHGAKGRGRRPQIKSFEVSFHKKHKEKALNSYLPFVVAIAKAIEDQHRNLKMHMVEYDAWTAVDLRHPSTFDTLAMDHKLKQSVVDDLERFVRRKDYYKRIGRAWKRGYLLYGPPGTGKSSLIAAMANYLKFDIYDLELTEVKCNSDLRRLLIGMSNRSILVVEDIDCGIELQQREEGEKRAKPSHAGEESDNKVTLSGLLNLVDGLWSTSGEERIIVFTTNYRERLDPALLRPGRMDMHIHMGYCTPESFRILARNYHSVENHAMYPEIEQLMKEVMVSPAEVAEVLMRNDNSDVVLRDLLEFLKAKMKEAGESKAANEQMKKCDGETII; from the exons ATGTCGTCCAGCGGAAACTACGACAAGTACATCACGATGGCTGCTTcggtggcggcgacggcgatTGTGGTGCGCAGCGTGGTGAACGAGCTGCTCCCCTGCGAGCTGCGGGACCTGCTCTACGTGGGGGTACGTTTCCTGCGCTCCCGCGTCTCCTCGCGCCACACCCTCGTCATCGACGAGGCCGAGGGCCTCTCCACCAACCAGATCTACGACGCCGTGCGCGCCTACCTCGCCTCCCGGATCAGCACCGACATGCCGCGCCTCCGAGTCAGCCGCGTCGACGAGGCCCAGGGCATCATGGTCAGCATGGAGCAGGGCGAGGAGATGGTCGACGTCCACGACGGCGTCGAATACACATGGAGCCTCATCTCCCGTGACAGCACCCCCCGGGCCGCCGCCGGCACCACCAGCGCCTACGGCGGCCATGGCGCCAAGGGCAGAGGCCGCCGCCCCCAGATCAAGTCCTTCGAGGTCAGCTTCCACAAGAAGCACAAGGAGAAGGCACTCAACTCGTACCTCCCGTtcgtcgtcgccatcgccaAGGCCATCGAGGACCAGCACAGGAACCTCAAGATGCACATGGTTGAGTACGACGCCTGGACTGCAGTCGACCTCCGCCACCCATCCACCTTCGACACGCTCGCCATGGACCACAAGCTGAAGCAGTCCGTGGTGGATGACCTCGAGAGGTTTGTCAGGAGGAAGGACTACTACAAGAGGATCGGCAGGGCATGGAAACGCGGGTACCTTCTCTACGGTCCACCTGGGACCGGCAAGTCCAGTCTCATCGCTGCAATGGCGAATTACCTCAAGTTTGACATATACGATCTTGAACTCACCGAGGTCAAATGCAACTCGGACCTCCGGAGGCTTCTTATTGGGATGAGCAACCGATCCATCCTTGTGGTTGAAGACATTGACTGTGGCATCGAGCTCCAGCAGCGGGAGGAAGGCGAGAAGCGTGCCAAGCCCAGTCATGCAGGAGAAGAAAGTGATAACAAG GTGACACTGTCTGGGCTGCTCAACCTCGTCGATGGTCTGTGGTCGACAAGTGGGGAGGAGAGGATCATCGTGTTCACCACAAATTACAGGGAGCGACTGGACCCAGCACTACTGCGGCCTGGCAGGATGGATATGCACATCCACATGGGATACTGCACCCCAGAGTCGTTCCGAATTCTGGCTAGGAACTACCACTCAGTTGAGAAtcatgccatgtatccagaaaTTGAACAGCTGATGAAGGAGGTAATGGTCTCACCGGCGGAGGTCGCTGAGGTTCTAATGAGGAACGACAACAGTGATGTTGTACTCCGGGATCTCCTTGAGTTCCTCAAGGCAAAGATGAAAGAGGCTGGTGAGAGCAAGGCTGCAAATGAGCAGATGAAGAAATGTGACGGAGAGACCATCATCTAA